The following coding sequences are from one Holophagales bacterium window:
- a CDS encoding phospholipid carrier-dependent glycosyltransferase has product MRSIRPHLARLAEWVVAGAVLVLSFSRGLDRVPFHMDESLWICCSLYFEAAVDEGFIPPQWFRESVRGPEPALPDHAQKGPPGGWSSRITWGPHYFSLDQPPVARYLIAIGRRLHGYAASDLNRPWESKLGPDENALLGNVPSAGLLEAARRSTAALSVVSGLVLYGLVRQGAGRIAGLVFVFLFSASGYFLVHLRRAMGDPALLFFTCLAMWAGTRALRTRDEAPEGTSGEGAIRALGWLATMGVASGLAGGSKLNGLAVAGAGAVLACLLAFGGRGLGRGWRRPAFAAGASVLVLGSCAATFVAVNPSLHHRPSAHLTAMLRLRAKQLAEQQSDPRWGLSTPGRRILVVAGRTLKQYTVTRVATLNALLAGLGLLFLARGTRRWTKDGSGPAAAVVLLAVGLFTAGPALMTPVDWDRYYLFPVVFLTVLIAVGAARGPGEIRRLLAARAQARP; this is encoded by the coding sequence ATGAGATCGATCCGGCCGCATCTGGCTCGCCTCGCCGAGTGGGTCGTCGCTGGTGCGGTCCTGGTGCTCTCCTTCTCCCGCGGCCTCGACAGGGTGCCCTTCCACATGGACGAAAGCCTCTGGATCTGCTGCAGCCTCTATTTCGAGGCGGCGGTCGACGAGGGCTTCATCCCGCCGCAGTGGTTCCGCGAGAGCGTCCGCGGACCGGAGCCGGCGCTCCCGGATCACGCCCAGAAGGGACCGCCCGGCGGCTGGAGCTCCCGGATCACGTGGGGGCCTCACTACTTCTCCCTGGACCAGCCTCCCGTGGCGCGCTACCTGATCGCGATCGGCAGACGCCTGCACGGCTACGCCGCCTCCGACCTGAACCGCCCATGGGAGTCCAAGCTCGGTCCCGACGAGAACGCTCTCCTCGGAAACGTGCCGTCTGCCGGCCTGCTGGAGGCGGCCCGCCGCTCCACGGCCGCCCTGAGCGTCGTGAGCGGTCTCGTCCTGTACGGGCTCGTTCGGCAGGGCGCCGGGAGGATCGCGGGCCTCGTGTTCGTCTTCCTCTTCTCGGCGTCCGGCTACTTCCTCGTCCACCTGCGCCGCGCGATGGGAGATCCCGCCCTTCTCTTCTTCACCTGCCTGGCGATGTGGGCCGGCACGAGGGCGCTGCGGACGCGCGACGAGGCCCCCGAGGGCACTTCCGGCGAGGGCGCGATCCGCGCCCTCGGCTGGCTCGCGACGATGGGGGTCGCCTCCGGTCTGGCCGGAGGGTCGAAGCTGAACGGGCTGGCCGTCGCCGGCGCCGGGGCGGTCCTGGCCTGCCTCCTCGCTTTCGGCGGACGTGGTCTCGGACGCGGGTGGCGTCGACCGGCTTTCGCCGCGGGAGCCTCGGTGCTCGTTCTGGGCTCGTGCGCAGCGACGTTCGTCGCCGTCAACCCGTCGCTGCACCACCGTCCATCGGCGCACCTGACAGCGATGCTGAGGCTGCGGGCGAAACAGCTGGCCGAGCAGCAGAGTGACCCGCGGTGGGGGCTCTCGACGCCGGGCCGCCGCATCCTCGTCGTCGCGGGCCGCACGCTGAAGCAGTACACGGTCACGCGGGTCGCGACCCTCAACGCTCTCCTCGCGGGCCTCGGCCTCCTCTTCCTGGCCCGGGGAACCCGGCGGTGGACGAAGGACGGGAGCGGACCGGCCGCCGCGGTCGTCCTGCTCGCGGTCGGGCTCTTCACCGCGGGGCCGGCCCTGATGACACCGGTGGACTGGGACCGGTACTACCTCTTCCCGGTCGTGTTCCTCACGGTCCTCATCGCGGTCGGCGCCGCCCGCGGACCCGGCGAGATCCGCCGCCTCCTGGCGGCGAGGGCCCAGGCCCGGCCGTGA